The nucleotide sequence GCTGAAGACGATACCGTGGTGGAACGCGTATCCGAGCCGGCGGGCGGCCCGGGCCAGAGCCAGCGTGATCCCCAGGTCGGCCACCGCCGGGAACTCGGGCGGCACGTAAGCCCTCGAGGTCCCGTCTGCCCGGTAGGCGGCCGTCGCGATCACCAGCGACCCGAGGGCGACGCCGGGCTGGCGCCCCCCTGCGGACCCGACCCGGATGAAGCAGGTGCCGCCCACTCGCGCCAGTTCCTCCAGGGCGATGGAGGCAGAGGGGCCGCCGATTCCCGTGGAACAGACGCTGACGGGCGTACCCGCTCGCGTACGGCCGGTGTAGACGACGAACTCCCGGTTTTGGGCGACGAGCCGGGCCTCGGGGAGTCCGGCAGCGATACGCTGAGCCCTGCCGGGGTCTCCCGGGAGCAGCACGTGAGGGGCCACGTCACCCGGCACGCAGCGGACGTGCCGCTGCGGCTCCACTTGGGGCTGCAGCCCGGTTGTCTCTCCCGGTGTCTGAGAAAAATCCTGCCGTGCCACGCGCTTCACGCCTCCTCGAAGGCGAGGGCGGCGTCGGGCTCGACGGCCACCTCGACCGCGTCTCCCTCGCCCCAGGTCGCCTGCTCCGCGGGCACCTCGGCGGCCAGCTCCCCGGCGGGCGTGCGCACGGTGTAATGCACCGTGCCGCCCTGGAAAATCCGCAGGAGAATCGGCCCGCGCAGGCCGGGCTCGCCGCCGGGGGTCGTAAGCCGCGCCGCATCCGGTCGGAAAGCCACGGTCACGTGCCGGCCTGGGTGCAGGCGGCTCGAAGCCCGCACGCGCATCCGGCCGCCGGGGAAGGCCACCGTCGCGAGACGCTCCCCGGGGACACCTTGGCTTTCTTCCAAACCGATCACCTGGGCCCGGAAACGGTTGGAGAACCCCATGAACTGAGCGACGAAGAGGGTCCCGGGACGGCGGTACACCTCTTCGGGCGTCCCGATCTGCTCGATCCGGCCGTCCCGCATGACGATGACCCGATCCGACAGAGCCATGGCCTCCGACTGGTCATGGGTGACGTAGACCATGGTCACCCCGAGCCGGCGCTGGACGCGCCGCAACTCGCCCCGCATCTCGACACGAAGGCGGGCGTCGAGGTTGGAGAGGGGTTCGTCGAGCAGCAGCAGTTGAGGCCGGATGACGATGGCCCTGGCCAGCGCCACGCGTTGTTGCTGGCCTCCCGAGAGTTGCCCGGGAAGCCGCTGGTCCAGCCCCTCCAGGCCGACCATGCGCAGCGCTTCACCCACTCTGCGGCCGATCTCGGCGGCGCCCAGGTGTCGCAAGCGTAGCCCGAACGCAACGTTTTCGAAGACGGTCAGGTGAGGAAAGAGCGCGTAGCTTTGAAACACGAGCCCGATGTTGCGGCGGTTGGGGGGCACGTTCGTATAGTCGCGCCCGCCGATGGTCACGTACCCGCGCTGCACCGGGATGAAGCCTGCCATCACCCGGAGCGTGGTCGTCTTGCCGCATCCGCTCGGCCCGAGTAAGGAGACGAGCTCTCCCCGCTCGGCCTCGAAGGAGATGCCCTGCAGCGCCCACTCGCCGGGACGGTACGCCACCGCCACGTCGCGAAGCTGGAGAAAAGGGAGGGACGGCTCCTGCCCCATGCCTTCAGACATAGCGCGACAGCCCCAATACCCGCTCCGTCGCCTGGACCACCAGCAGGGTGAAGAGGATCAACAGGGTCGACAGGGCGGCGATGGAGGGATCGTAGTAATACTCCATGTAAACCAGCATTTGAATAGGTAAGGTGGCTATCCCCGGTCCCGTCAAGAACAACGAGACCGAAACGTTGTTGAACGAGGTGATGAAGGCGAGAACCGCGGCCGCGAGCATGCCGCTGCGGATGTTGGGCAGCACGACCCGGAGGAAGGCGCCCAGCCGCGACGCTCCCAGGCTGACGGCGGCCTGCTCCACGTCGATGGGTACGTTGGCGAGACTCGCGAGCACCACCCGTACGGCGTACGGGATCAGCAGCGCCGTGTGGCCGATCAAGAGGCTGGGCAGGATCGGCAGCCGCGCGGTCAGGACGAAGTAGCGCAGCAGGGCGAGGCCGACCACGAGCTCGGGAACGATGACCGGGGCGGTCGCCAGCAGTTGAACGAGGCCCTTGCCCCGGAAGTCGAACCGTGCCGTGGCGTACGCGAGCGGGATCCCGATGAGCAGCGCTCCGAGCGTGCTCACCACGGCCACGACGAGGCTTGTCCGGAAGCCGTCGACGAACATCTGCTGATGCAAGACCCGGCCGAACCACTCGAGCGTGAACGAACCGGGCGGGAAGCGGAGCGAGCGCTCCCGGCCGAACGCCGCCACGAAGACCACCAGGAACGGCCCCAGGAGGAAGAAGAGGAGAACCGCCAGGGCGACCCGGGGCGCGAGCGGCTCTTTCATGCAGGCCGCCCCCTGGCTGCGGAGGCCGTGGCGCCCCGGCGCAGGATGGTGCTGGCGGCCAGGGTCGTGGCCAGCATGATGACCGCGATCACGGTGGCCGCTTGCCAGTCGAGGGTGACCGACGCCTTCTGATAGAGCAGGGTGCTCAGCAGGAGCTGGCGAGGGCCGCCCAGGACTGCGGGCGTGACGTAAGCCGTCACCGAACCGGTGAAGACCAGGGTGCCCCCGACCACCAGGCCCTCGGCAGTGAGCGGCACCAGCACCCGCCGGAAGAGCTGCCACTCGGACGCCCCCAGGCTACGGGCCGCGAGCACGACCTCGCGCGGGACGTTCTCGAAGGCACTCATGAGCGCCAGCATCATGAGCGGGCTGAACAGCTGCAAGAGCCCGACCACGACCGCCGTCTCCGTGTAGAGGATCGGTACGGGCCGGCTCGCCAGCTGCAGGGCGCGCAACGACTCGTTGATGAGGCCATATCGCCCCATCACGACGAGCCAGGCGTACGTGCGGGCCACGGGGCTCGTCATGAGGGGCAGGATGACGAGGGAGACCAGCAGGGTGCGACGTGCCGGTGACGTCACGCGGCTGGCCGCGTACGCCGCCGGGTAGCACAGGAGCACCGCCAGCAGGGTCACGACCCCGGCC is from Limnochorda sp. L945t and encodes:
- a CDS encoding nucleoside phosphorylase; this encodes MARQDFSQTPGETTGLQPQVEPQRHVRCVPGDVAPHVLLPGDPGRAQRIAAGLPEARLVAQNREFVVYTGRTRAGTPVSVCSTGIGGPSASIALEELARVGGTCFIRVGSAGGRQPGVALGSLVIATAAYRADGTSRAYVPPEFPAVADLGITLALARAARRLGYAFHHGIVFSRDAFYRQDPGLNRQLTEAGVVASEQECATLFVVGAVRGVRVGAILATDSNILLERQPPAAERERLFRQAEAQMIDVALAAVDDLAQGSEPW
- a CDS encoding ABC transporter ATP-binding protein; this translates as MSEGMGQEPSLPFLQLRDVAVAYRPGEWALQGISFEAERGELVSLLGPSGCGKTTTLRVMAGFIPVQRGYVTIGGRDYTNVPPNRRNIGLVFQSYALFPHLTVFENVAFGLRLRHLGAAEIGRRVGEALRMVGLEGLDQRLPGQLSGGQQQRVALARAIVIRPQLLLLDEPLSNLDARLRVEMRGELRRVQRRLGVTMVYVTHDQSEAMALSDRVIVMRDGRIEQIGTPEEVYRRPGTLFVAQFMGFSNRFRAQVIGLEESQGVPGERLATVAFPGGRMRVRASSRLHPGRHVTVAFRPDAARLTTPGGEPGLRGPILLRIFQGGTVHYTVRTPAGELAAEVPAEQATWGEGDAVEVAVEPDAALAFEEA
- a CDS encoding ABC transporter permease is translated as MWLVAPALTFLGLFFLIPLALVLGGSFYEPGTGLTWAAYGKVVGDPVAQRAFWRTLRVAGVVTLLAVLLCYPAAYAASRVTSPARRTLLVSLVILPLMTSPVARTYAWLVVMGRYGLINESLRALQLASRPVPILYTETAVVVGLLQLFSPLMMLALMSAFENVPREVVLAARSLGASEWQLFRRVLVPLTAEGLVVGGTLVFTGSVTAYVTPAVLGGPRQLLLSTLLYQKASVTLDWQAATVIAVIMLATTLAASTILRRGATASAARGRPA
- a CDS encoding ABC transporter permease — translated: MKEPLAPRVALAVLLFFLLGPFLVVFVAAFGRERSLRFPPGSFTLEWFGRVLHQQMFVDGFRTSLVVAVVSTLGALLIGIPLAYATARFDFRGKGLVQLLATAPVIVPELVVGLALLRYFVLTARLPILPSLLIGHTALLIPYAVRVVLASLANVPIDVEQAAVSLGASRLGAFLRVVLPNIRSGMLAAAVLAFITSFNNVSVSLFLTGPGIATLPIQMLVYMEYYYDPSIAALSTLLILFTLLVVQATERVLGLSRYV